A single region of the Lotus japonicus ecotype B-129 chromosome 4, LjGifu_v1.2 genome encodes:
- the LOC130712791 gene encoding uncharacterized protein LOC130712791: MTNDSGKKKKGGSKIINPEHNVKIVSATASLSNPSRVPHKAASDIHAPTGSAKPRRRSLRIKHVAPKRGPSKNLGIQNISDDEDDQNPNLPDAVNQEANEALEKLANVATAENVEPDVELTHQSSPSGSIVKSHASSQTEHDEDETSAHEVSFSEEAPVRKTPTSSTKKGKEKKVIASDEDSDGALLIKKVHVPVSGVKKKDVNITKQKNIGSAAKSSKISRGSLIPKSGKETKKYKKSESSTGKKRRHVSDPDSKDDVEPDVPDISTTARKWMKGKKIPQHVPDAPVDNVSFHFPNSAQRWKYVVQRRLTIERELHEDALELKEIMEVISAAGLMKTVKDLGRCFDKLVKEFIVNIPADCDDASIAEYRKVFVRRKCINFSPEVINEFLGRSPVAVAQGEPDLNMVATTLTGKLVRKWPTKGLLPSGRLTAKYVVLYKIGTANWMATNHLSGVTPPLARMLYLVGTGEIIAHQQPTIVRADESQAKGTVSASGTKAVGSSKEDILTELKAVSKSLGDTIQACKVRKLNVNQLIKAMSDVTIAVEKESEEGEAEAVAGEEADAETEEDFLATVQLCVLYKQHLVVCDS; encoded by the exons ATGACTAATGATTCTGGCAAAAAGAAGAAGGGAGGCTCCAAGATCATCAACCCAGAACACAATGTGAAGATTGTGAGTGCCACTGCATCGTTGTCAAATCCCTCTAGGGTTCCCCATAAAGCTGCAAGTGATATCCATGCTCCAACTGGATCAGCcaaaccaagaagaagaagccttCGTATCAAGCATGTAGCTCCTAAGAGAGGACCCAGTAAGAATTTGGGTATACAAAATAtttctgatgatgaggatgatcaaaATCCAAATCTTCCAGATGCTGTGAATCAAGAAGCGAATGAGGCTCTTGAGAAGCTTGCAAATGTAGCTACTGCTGAGAATGTTGAACCAGATGTTGAACTGACACATCAATCCTCTCCCTCTGGTTCTATTGTCAAGTCTCATGCTTCTAGTCAAACGGAGCACGATGAGGATGAAACCTCTGCACATGAAGTTTCTTTCTCTGAGGAGGCTCCTGTTCGGAAAACCCCCACTTCATCCACCAAAAAGGGTAAAGAAAAGAAGGTGATTGCATCTGATGAAGACTCTGATGGAGCATTACTCATCAAAAAAGTCCATGTTCCTGTTAGTGGTGTCAAGAAGAAGGATGTAAACATAACAAAGCAGAAGAACATAGGATCTGCTGCTAAATCTTCAAAGATTTCCAGAGGTTCTCTTATTCCAAAATCTGGGAAGGAGACAAAGAAATACAAGAAGTCAGAATCTTCTACTGGAAAGAAAAGAAGACATGTGTCTGATCCTGACTCCAAGGATGATGTCGAGCCAGATGTCCCAGACATCTCCACCACTGCCAGAAAATGGATGAAAGGTAAGAAAATTCCTCAACATGTTCCAGATGCTCCTGTGGACAATGTGTCCTTTCATTTTCCAAACTCTGCTCAGAGATGGAAATATGTGGTTCAAAGGAGGCTGACTATTGAAAGGGAACTGCATGAAGATGCCTTAGAACTCAAAGAAATCATGGAGGTTATTTCTGCTGCTGGTTTGATGAAGACCGTCAAGGATCTTGGCAGATGTTTTGACAAGCTTGTTAAGGAGTTCATTGTGAACATCCctgctgattgtgatgatgcTTCCATTGCTGAGTACAGGAAGGTGTTTGTGCGGAGGAAGTGCATCAACTTCTCTCCTGAAGTGATCAATGAGTTTTTGGGCAGAAGCCCTGTTGCTGTGGCTCAGGGGGAGCCTGACTTGAATATGGTTGCTACAACCCTTACAGGGAAGTTGGTTAGGAAGTGGCCTACGAAGGGATTGCTTCCATCTGGAAGGCTTACTGCCAAATATGTTGTTCTCTACAAGATTGGTACTGCCAATTGGATGGCCACCAATCACTTGTCTGGTGTGACTCCACCTCTGGCCAGAATGCTTTATTTGGTTGGAACTGGGG AGATCATTGCACATCAACAACCTACCATTGTGAGGGCTGATGAATCTCAAG CAAAGGGAACTGTCAGTGCCAGTGGCACTAAGGCAGTTGGTTCTAGCAAGGAAGACATCTTGACTGAGTTGAAGGCGGTCTCCAAGTCTCTTGGTGACACTATTCAGGCTTGCAAGGTCAGAAAACTCAATGTTAATCAACTCATCAAGGCTATGTCAGATGTAACAATTGCTGTTGAGAAAGAAAGTGAAGAAGGGGAAGCTGAAGCTGTTGCTGGTGAAGAAGCAGATGCTGAGACTGAGGAGGAt TTTCTTGCTACTGTGCAGTTGTGTGTTCTATACAAACAACATCTTGTTGTTTGTGATAGTTGA
- the LOC130715749 gene encoding agamous-like MADS-box protein AGL80 produces MTRRKVKLAYIVNDSARKATYKKRKKGLIKKVDELSTLCGIEACAIIYSSFEPQPVVWPSPPGVQKALERLKTMPELEQSKKMVNQETFTRQMILKAKDQVMKQRKENREKEMNLHMYRCINAGKVQLNMNMNDRNDLAWVIDQNLKEVDRALEKMNKTVIHQGQSSVLVGESSIQPQMALAPALAVAKTEEMTMVNDVHELVTDNSDAMQRQWYMNLINDNYGNETVPLFGDVNLQNGLFWPHP; encoded by the coding sequence ATGACCAGGagaaaggtgaaacttgcataCATAGTCAATGACTCTGCAAGGAAGGCAACTTacaagaaaaggaagaaaggtTTGATCAAGAAGGTGGATGAACTAAGCACCCTTTGTGGAATTGAAGCATGTGCTATAATTTATAGCTCCTTCGAACCTCAACCTGTGGTTTGGCCATCCCCACCTGGGGTTCAAAAGGCGTTGGAAAGGTTGAAGACAATGCCTGAATTGGAGCAGAGCAAGAAGATGGTGAACCAGGAGACTTTCACAAGACAGATGATCCTAAAGGCAAAAGACCAAGTGATGAAACAGAGGAAGGAAAACAGGGAGAAAGAGATGAACTTGCACATGTATAGGTGCATCAATGCAGGGAAGGTTCAACTCAACATGAACATGAATGATCGGAATGATCTTGCATGGGTGATTGATCAAAATTTGAAGGAGGTCGACCGAGCTTTGGAAAAAATGAATAAGACTGTGATCCACCAGGGTCAATCTTCAGTCTTAGTCGGTGAAAGTTCAATCCAACCTCAAATGGCACTAGCACCAGCACTTGCAGTTGCCAAAACTGAAGAAATGACCATGGTGAATGATGTCCATGAGCTGGTCACGGATAATTCTGACGCCATGCAGAGGCAATGGTATATGAATTTGATCAATGATAATTATGGGAATGAGACAGTGCCATTATTTGGAGATGTTAATCTCCAAAATGGATTATTTTGGCCCCACCCATAA